GGCTCATTAAAGCAATTAATTTTTATCGCTGCATTAGGAGCAGCATCACTAATCATTATCATGTTTCTCAACTTTGCTTATAGATACTTGCGCTCCGATATTACGCGTGATATTAACTTGAAGTTAAAAGATAAAACTATTACTTATTTAATTGCTCAACAAAATGACTCGCAAAAAGATGGTCTAAATTTAATGACCAATGACCTAAAGCAAATTGAAACACTTAAAATTACAAATGAATTAATGATTATTTCCGAATTTGCTGCTTTTACAATCTCAATTTTTGTCGGTTTAATCAATTCTTGGCTTCTAACAATAATCTTCGTTATTGCTACGGTCATCCCGGGATTTATCCAAAAAATTTTCATTAAAGATATTCAAAACAAATCCGCTGTCTGGGAAAAGCAAAACGCTGAATATACTCAAGCTACTGTTGATGCTATTAACGGATCAAAAACTGCTATGCTATATGACGCACAGATTCCCGTTGTTTCTTATGTAATTAATCGGGCAAAAGAAATGGAAGATGCCTTGAGAGCATTAAACTACACCCAAGGTGCGATTTCTACATTAATTATTACCATTGCTGATATTTTCAGCTTTATCATTCCATTCCTAATCGGTGCAATTTTGATGTTCAATGGGCAAATTGGTGCTGGTACTTTAGTAATGATTGTTCAGCTTTCAAATGACTTCATTAATCCAATTACAATGATTTTTGACCAGCTCAATCAAATTCGCTCAACTAAACCAATTTGGGATAAAGTCGAACAAGCTCTTAAGTTTAAAGGATCTCCTACTTCAACTGAATCAGCTTCTACTTTTAATGAATTAAAAGTTAAAGACTTATCATACTCAGTAAACAATAAAAACATTTTAAACAAGGTTAACTTTAACGTTAAAGCTGGTGAAAAAATACTACTGATGGCACCAAGTGGTTTTGGCAAAACTACCCTCTTAAAGCTTTTAGCTGGGCAATTAACTCCAAGTACTGGTTCAATTATCATTGACCAAAACAATTTAACCGGCAATTGGCAAAAATCTCATGAACACTTTGGCTACATCAATCAAAAACCATTCATGTTTGATCGCAGTCTTCTCTTCAATTTAACTCTGGGCCAAAAATATTCCGACAATGAGTTGCAAAATGCAATTAAATCAGCTGGATTAGCAGAGTTTGTTAAGGAAAAAGGCCTCAATTATCAAATTGGACAAAATGGTAATAATCTATCCGGTGGTCAAATTCAAAGAGTTGAAATAGCTCGTGCAATCTTAGCAAAACGTCCAGTTTTACTAGCAGACGAAGCTACAAGTGCTTTAGATAATGATTTATCTTTGCAAATTCACAAAACTCTACTAGAAAACTCTAATTTTGCAGTAATTGAAGTTGCTCATAAAATTTCCAAACAAGAAAGAGCAATGTTTGATCGAATTATTAACTTAGACAACTAAAATTTAAAAATGACATTGACTGCAAATCATCGTCAATGTCATTTTTTATTATCAGTATTACTTTACATAATTTATATTATTGTTTAACTACAAAGATAGTTTTTTCTTTAGTTTACTGTTAAAATTACATTTGCAATAAACAAAAAATAAGAGGAGTTTTTATGATTTTAACCTGGGATATTATTCGCAGAACAATCGAGATTTTATGGATTATCAATATCGCCTTTGCAGTCTGGACTGTTTTTCGCAGTCATCGTAGCGTTGTTTCTACTTGGGCTTGGATGTTAGTATTAACTATTTTGCCCGGCATTGGCTTTATTCTATATCTTTTCTTTGGGCGTCAACTTTCACATGACGAAATTTTTGCTATTCAAAGTGCTCAAAAAGAGACGCGTAATCGTTATCTCAAAAAACAAAAAGCTATGTTGGCAGAACATGATCTTTTACCCGAAAAAGAGCGCAAACCACGTGCCCGCATGTTATCAGAGCTGAATTTAAACAACGATGATGCTATTTTAACTTTTGCCAATAAAGTTAAGGTTTTCACCAGTGGACCCGAGTTGTTTGACCAAATAATTGCTGATCTTAAGCAAGCTAAAACATCGATTAGTTTAGAGTTCTACACTTTTTATAATGATAATCTAGGAAAGCGTGTCTTACGGGCCTTAGAAGAGGCTTCTGCTAAAGGAGTAAAAGTCAGAGTTATTTATGATGTCTCTGGCTCACGTGGTACTAAACCTGCTTTTTTTAATCATTTAAGAGAGCTTGGTGGCGAAGCACAGCCTTTCATTTCTACTTCTAAAAAGCATTGGTTTACTACACCACGACTAAATTATCATTTACACCGCAAATTAATCGTAATCGACCATCATATTGGCTATATTGGTGGCTTTAACATCGGTGATCAGTACGTTAATCAATCTAAAAAATTTGGTCATTGGCGCGATACACATTTACGTGTTGTTGGGCAATCACCTATCCTAATGGAAACACGCTTTGCCATGGATTGGAATACTTCTATCAGACGAACTGCATTACCTAAATTTGATCTAAGCGAATTACATGCTTTTACTGTCGAACGTAAAGATCTTGACAACGATGATAACGTAGCAATGCAAATCGTTTCTTCAGGTCCCGATAACCAACATTATGGCATTCGCCGAGGATATGAGGGCATCATTGCTGGGGCTAAAAACTATATCTATATTCAAACACCCTATTTAATTCCTGAAGAATCCATTTTAGAAGCATTAATTATTGCTGCTAATAGCGGTGTTGATGTACGCATCATGATCCCTTGCATGCCAGATCATCCCTTTGTTTACCGAGCTACCGAATATTATGCAAAATATTTAGTTGCTCATGGCGTTAAAATTTACAAATATAATGATGGCTTCATCCATGCCAAAACAATGGTTTCTGGCTCCAATATCTCATCTGTTGGTTCAGCCAATCAAGACTTCAGAAGTTATACCTTAAACTTCGAGGTTAACGCTTTTAATTACAATCTTCAATTAACTCAAGAACTTAAACAAATTTTTGAAAAGGACCTAGCTAGTTGCAGTCTTCTAACTAATGAATACTTTAATCAGCAATCTAAATGGCTTAAGTTTAAACAATACTTTTCACGTCTGTTGGCACCTATTTTTTAGAAATAATAAAACCACGAAGCAAAAACTTCGTGGTATTTTTTTACAGATTATTATAAAGATCCTGCATTTCATCATCTTCTGGAGCTAACTTAAGATATCTTTCTAGCAGTTGTTTTGTTATTTCATCATTATTTTGTACATTGAAAAAGATTATCATTTGGCGCAAAAAGTCTGGATTATCCTTGAAATCCGGATAAGCTAGTAAAAATTCGCTCTGTGCTTTCTGAATATCATCCAAATCCTCATATGATAATGCCATATTCCAATGTGCCTGTGGCTCCACGCTTTCCTCATCTAAGTTACTAAATAAGGCAATATTCTCCTTAGCCTGGTGTTCATGAACATATAGGTTAGATAGCTGCATACGTAAATCACTATTGTCTGGCGCTACTTTTAACCCCTTTTCAAGTAAGTCACGAGCTGTATCCAATTCATTCAAATTAGCTGCTGCACGTGCTCCCATTGAATAAAGTGTTTCATCCAGTTCATTGTACGCTAATCCTGCTTGAGCAGTCCTCAATA
This is a stretch of genomic DNA from Lactobacillus crispatus. It encodes these proteins:
- a CDS encoding ATP-binding cassette domain-containing protein, which codes for MSLKYANKKKLALYVFLACISACGNVVIAYVTKIMLNSAQYHRGSLKQLIFIAALGAASLIIIMFLNFAYRYLRSDITRDINLKLKDKTITYLIAQQNDSQKDGLNLMTNDLKQIETLKITNELMIISEFAAFTISIFVGLINSWLLTIIFVIATVIPGFIQKIFIKDIQNKSAVWEKQNAEYTQATVDAINGSKTAMLYDAQIPVVSYVINRAKEMEDALRALNYTQGAISTLIITIADIFSFIIPFLIGAILMFNGQIGAGTLVMIVQLSNDFINPITMIFDQLNQIRSTKPIWDKVEQALKFKGSPTSTESASTFNELKVKDLSYSVNNKNILNKVNFNVKAGEKILLMAPSGFGKTTLLKLLAGQLTPSTGSIIIDQNNLTGNWQKSHEHFGYINQKPFMFDRSLLFNLTLGQKYSDNELQNAIKSAGLAEFVKEKGLNYQIGQNGNNLSGGQIQRVEIARAILAKRPVLLADEATSALDNDLSLQIHKTLLENSNFAVIEVAHKISKQERAMFDRIINLDN
- the cls gene encoding cardiolipin synthase; amino-acid sequence: MILTWDIIRRTIEILWIINIAFAVWTVFRSHRSVVSTWAWMLVLTILPGIGFILYLFFGRQLSHDEIFAIQSAQKETRNRYLKKQKAMLAEHDLLPEKERKPRARMLSELNLNNDDAILTFANKVKVFTSGPELFDQIIADLKQAKTSISLEFYTFYNDNLGKRVLRALEEASAKGVKVRVIYDVSGSRGTKPAFFNHLRELGGEAQPFISTSKKHWFTTPRLNYHLHRKLIVIDHHIGYIGGFNIGDQYVNQSKKFGHWRDTHLRVVGQSPILMETRFAMDWNTSIRRTALPKFDLSELHAFTVERKDLDNDDNVAMQIVSSGPDNQHYGIRRGYEGIIAGAKNYIYIQTPYLIPEESILEALIIAANSGVDVRIMIPCMPDHPFVYRATEYYAKYLVAHGVKIYKYNDGFIHAKTMVSGSNISSVGSANQDFRSYTLNFEVNAFNYNLQLTQELKQIFEKDLASCSLLTNEYFNQQSKWLKFKQYFSRLLAPIF